One Gottschalkia purinilytica DNA segment encodes these proteins:
- a CDS encoding flagellar hook-basal body complex protein, producing the protein MNVSLYTAATSMLLNEKLSDIISNNLANVNTTGFKRDIGLAESFPEILLSKINDRYDFENHQPFTGVRQEEVTADGVYSISINSGYFRVGTPAGISHNRELKFIIDQDGYLKTYYRDLDGNPKSDGENYVLGRDGRAIRVPNRNNFQIAANGNISSNGQVIGNLVTFPAPNVIGTTSGGVRFDRIATDFTDGSYINTGNDLDFAIKGEGFFKVQGRDGNVYYTRDGSFTLNRNGQLVTKDGLQVLGQNGPIVLQGDPFSVAPNGDIIVNGNIVNRLDVVQINNKEYLRKHGDNMYRMAENTQAEEGAFNGEVVNGYIEGSNVNTIKEMVQMIAALRNYESSQKVIKSQDELLEKVVNELGRV; encoded by the coding sequence GGATTTAAAAGAGACATAGGATTAGCTGAGTCTTTCCCAGAAATACTCTTAAGTAAAATTAACGATAGATACGACTTTGAAAATCACCAACCCTTTACAGGTGTAAGACAAGAAGAAGTTACAGCTGATGGGGTATATTCTATATCAATAAACTCTGGATATTTTAGAGTAGGAACACCAGCAGGAATAAGCCATAATAGAGAACTGAAGTTTATAATAGATCAGGATGGATATTTGAAAACATATTATAGAGATTTAGATGGAAATCCAAAATCAGATGGAGAAAACTATGTACTAGGTAGAGATGGAAGAGCTATAAGAGTTCCGAACAGAAATAACTTTCAAATAGCCGCAAATGGAAATATTTCATCAAATGGACAAGTAATTGGAAATCTAGTTACTTTCCCAGCACCAAATGTAATAGGTACTACTAGTGGTGGAGTGAGATTTGATAGAATAGCTACTGACTTTACAGATGGTTCTTACATAAATACAGGAAATGATTTAGATTTTGCAATAAAAGGTGAAGGCTTTTTCAAAGTACAAGGACGAGATGGAAATGTATATTATACAAGAGACGGTTCATTTACTTTAAATCGAAATGGACAACTTGTAACTAAGGATGGATTACAAGTTTTAGGGCAAAATGGTCCCATAGTACTACAAGGTGACCCTTTTAGTGTTGCTCCTAACGGTGATATAATTGTAAATGGGAATATAGTTAATAGACTAGATGTAGTTCAAATAAATAATAAAGAATATCTAAGAAAACACGGAGACAATATGTATAGGATGGCAGAAAATACTCAAGCTGAAGAAGGGGCTTTTAATGGAGAAGTAGTAAATGGATATATAGAAGGTTCAAATGTAAATACAATAAAAGAAATGGTTCAAATGATAGCTGCACTTAGAAACTATGAATCTAGTCAAAAAGTAATTAAATCTCAAGATGAACTTCTTGAGAAAGTAGTTAATGAGCTTGGAAGAGTATAG